Within Pseudomonadota bacterium, the genomic segment GTGGGGAACACATACATGGTCGCCGTCGCGCGCATCGACAGTCCGGCTTTTCCTCTGCAGCCTGCCACCTGCCTGCCAGCCGAGAGCGCTTCACCTGGCAGGAGAACACCGCCCCGCCCCGATCCTTCGACGAGCAGGCCGAGGCGCAGGGGATCGAGCTGTGAGAGCGACTGCACCCGTCGACGAGGGCCGACGATGGAGACCAGGGCCACGACCTTGCCCAGCTCCGAGGGGCGCAGCGGCGGGTAGCGGCGATCTTCAGTGGCCGCCAAGGCCGCGGCCCGGGTGATGTCGGCGGCGGCGGTCTCCTCGACCGGATCGACGGCCCCCATGCATCCGCGCACCTGACCGTCTTCAACAAGGGTGACGAACACCCCCACGCCTCGCCGCAGGCATGGGTGCACGGGCGCAGGGGCGCAGGGCTGCCCGCCTTCCCCCACGGTGATCTGCAGCGACCGCGCGGTGAGCCGCGCGATCTCACGGCACAGACCCGGGTCGTTCTCTGATTCGCGAAATGCCGAGAAGGCGTCGCCTGCGCACATCGCAGGCGTGATCGTCAGTCCCCCCAGCAGCGCGACGAGCATCATCAGCACCACAGCCACGGATGTACGCCTCATTGGAGCCTCGTTCCCGGATAGTAGTGGGCGATGATCTGGCGAAAGCCCCTGCCCGCGCGCGCCATGGCCATGCTGCCGAACTGACACAGGCCCGCGCCGTGACCGAGA encodes:
- a CDS encoding AMMECR1 domain-containing protein encodes the protein MRRTSVAVVLMMLVALLGGLTITPAMCAGDAFSAFRESENDPGLCREIARLTARSLQITVGEGGQPCAPAPVHPCLRRGVGVFVTLVEDGQVRGCMGAVDPVEETAAADITRAAALAATEDRRYPPLRPSELGKVVALVSIVGPRRRVQSLSQLDPLRLGLLVEGSGRGGVLLPGEALSAGRQVAGCRGKAGLSMRATATMYVFPTVVFDPSKRRHP